A region from the Bacteroidota bacterium genome encodes:
- the sppA gene encoding signal peptide peptidase SppA has protein sequence MELGFVDGLKYKDEVLALLREKTGKGPKDKIETVTLAKYTNAKVGKSSISKNKLAVVYATGEISDGEGSENAIGSDDLSKLIRKLREDDKVKAIVMRVNSPGGSALASEVIRREVELARQEKPFIVSMGNVAASGGYWISTNADFIFADPGTITGSIGVFGVIPNFKGLFNNKLGITFDKVMTNRNADLMDVTEPIKPYQLEVINREVSRIYDDFITLVADTRGLRKSYVDSIAQGRVWTGQDALGIGLVDSIGGLQAAIAYAALKANLGEDFRVVEQPEQIDPIRRLIQDMSGVNSGKRALKAQLGEHYHLVEYISQVSRMKGVQARLPFHFSIN, from the coding sequence GTGGAACTTGGTTTTGTGGACGGATTGAAGTATAAGGACGAAGTGCTGGCCCTTTTGCGCGAAAAAACCGGAAAAGGCCCGAAAGACAAGATTGAAACCGTGACACTTGCAAAATACACCAATGCGAAAGTTGGCAAATCGTCCATCTCGAAAAACAAACTTGCAGTTGTTTATGCCACAGGAGAAATCTCGGATGGTGAGGGTTCGGAGAATGCCATCGGCTCGGACGACCTCTCTAAACTGATTCGCAAGTTGCGCGAAGACGACAAAGTTAAAGCCATTGTGATGCGGGTGAACTCTCCGGGTGGAAGCGCGCTTGCCTCGGAAGTAATCCGACGCGAGGTGGAGCTGGCCCGCCAGGAAAAGCCCTTCATCGTTTCGATGGGCAATGTGGCTGCCTCGGGCGGCTATTGGATCTCGACCAATGCCGATTTTATCTTTGCCGATCCGGGAACCATTACCGGCAGCATTGGGGTGTTTGGCGTTATTCCAAACTTCAAGGGACTGTTTAACAACAAATTAGGTATTACCTTTGATAAAGTGATGACCAACCGCAATGCCGACCTTATGGATGTGACGGAACCCATCAAACCTTATCAACTGGAAGTCATCAACAGGGAGGTTAGCAGGATTTACGACGATTTTATCACTTTGGTGGCCGACACCCGTGGTTTGCGCAAATCTTATGTGGACAGCATTGCCCAGGGCAGGGTTTGGACAGGCCAGGATGCTCTGGGCATTGGGCTGGTTGATTCGATTGGCGGTTTACAGGCAGCCATTGCCTACGCTGCCCTGAAAGCGAATCTGGGCGAGGACTTCCGGGTGGTGGAACAGCCGGAGCAGATCGATCCCATCCGCCGGCTCATACAGGACATGAGCGGGGTGAACAGTGGTAAACGTGCCCTCAAAGCGCAGCTGGGCGAACACTACCATTTAGTGGAATACATCTCGCAGGTAAGCCGGATGAAAGGGGTGCAGGCCAGGCTGCCCTTTCATTTCTCAATAAACTAA
- the tnpB gene encoding IS66 family insertion sequence element accessory protein TnpB yields the protein MFSITSARYFLYLEPTDMRKSFDGLCGLVTSKLGQNPMSGDLYIFINKPRNCIKNASVGTRRVRTVYKRLEQGRLQLPKQSMDGVKNQMLDYSQLVMIINGISMENARKNKRFYRHDFVGN from the coding sequence ATGTTTTCCATTACTTCGGCAAGGTATTTTCTCTACCTTGAGCCAACAGACATGCGTAAAAGTTTCGACGGCTTATGCGGGCTGGTCACAAGCAAGCTTGGCCAAAACCCCATGAGCGGAGATTTGTACATTTTCATTAACAAGCCACGCAACTGCATCAAAAATGCTTCGGTGGGAACCCGGAGGGTTCGTACTGTTTACAAGCGACTCGAGCAAGGCAGGCTGCAACTGCCCAAACAAAGTATGGATGGGGTGAAAAACCAGATGCTCGACTATAGCCAGCTGGTGATGATAATCAATGGTATTTCAATGGAAAATGCAAGAAAAAACAAGCGATTTTATCGACATGATTTTGTTGGAAACTAA
- a CDS encoding transposase has translation MVSEYDALVVELKLLKHELAQLKRMLFGAKSERFVAANPNQLTLFELPEPQKPEPQTQQINYTRTKAGQKDKQQPLRLELPAHLPRKQQVIEPQNLPEGARFIGNAITEVPEYEPGSIYVRQIVRPKYVLGQNQEQTQIAIAELPSLPIEKGNAGASMLAHLIVSKYADHLPFYRQVQMFKRQKLQLSESTINGWFSASCQLLEPLYHSLVAKVQSSGYLQADETPIAVLTKDKPGSTHKGYLWVYHDPMERLVVFDYQQGADAKARRSF, from the coding sequence ATGGTATCGGAATATGATGCGCTGGTGGTCGAGCTCAAGCTGCTCAAGCATGAACTTGCCCAGCTCAAGCGTATGCTATTTGGTGCAAAGAGCGAACGGTTTGTGGCTGCCAATCCCAATCAACTAACCCTTTTCGAGCTGCCGGAACCTCAGAAACCGGAGCCCCAGACCCAGCAAATAAACTACACCCGTACAAAAGCCGGGCAAAAAGACAAGCAACAACCGCTTCGTCTTGAACTTCCGGCCCATTTGCCACGCAAACAGCAGGTCATCGAACCACAGAACCTTCCTGAGGGCGCCCGCTTCATTGGTAATGCCATCACGGAGGTACCTGAATACGAGCCTGGCAGCATCTATGTCAGGCAGATTGTGCGCCCCAAGTATGTGCTTGGTCAGAACCAGGAACAAACACAGATAGCCATAGCCGAGCTTCCGAGCCTGCCTATCGAGAAAGGTAATGCCGGCGCAAGCATGTTGGCTCACCTGATAGTGAGTAAATACGCAGATCACCTGCCATTTTACCGTCAGGTACAAATGTTCAAACGTCAGAAGCTTCAGTTGTCAGAGTCAACCATCAACGGATGGTTCAGCGCCAGCTGTCAGTTGCTTGAACCGCTATACCATAGCCTTGTGGCAAAAGTTCAATCCTCGGGCTACCTTCAGGCCGATGAAACGCCCATTGCAGTATTGACAAAAGACAAGCCGGGCTCAACACACAAAGGTTACCTCTGGGTGTACCACGATCCGATGGAGCGCCTTGTGGTATTCGACTACCAACAGGGCGCGGACGCGAAGGCCCGGAGAAGTTTTTGA
- a CDS encoding transposase, with product MKDFSGVLQTDGYAAYNGLRLKGHILQLACMAHARRNFEKALDNDSQRAETALLLIGKLYQIERMAKENHLNHDEIKILRQQQAQPVA from the coding sequence TTGAAAGACTTTAGCGGAGTGCTTCAAACCGATGGTTATGCAGCATACAACGGATTAAGACTCAAAGGCCATATCTTGCAACTTGCCTGCATGGCACATGCCAGACGCAATTTTGAAAAGGCATTGGATAACGACAGCCAACGGGCTGAAACTGCCCTGTTGCTTATAGGCAAGCTATACCAGATTGAGCGCATGGCAAAAGAGAATCACCTGAACCATGATGAGATAAAAATCCTCAGACAGCAACAGGCCCAACCTGTGGCTTGA
- a CDS encoding transposase, whose product MLTLWPRLIRYLDDGRYQMDNNLIENTIRPVALGRKNYLFAGSHEGAKRAAMIYSLLATCKLNEVEPFGWLSHTLEVLPDHPANQLYKLLPIKNPK is encoded by the coding sequence ATGTTGACCCTTTGGCCAAGACTGATAAGATACCTCGATGACGGACGATATCAAATGGACAACAACCTGATTGAAAACACCATACGTCCTGTAGCCCTTGGCCGAAAAAACTATCTGTTTGCAGGCTCGCATGAGGGAGCAAAGCGCGCAGCCATGATTTATTCCTTGTTAGCCACTTGCAAACTCAATGAAGTAGAACCTTTTGGCTGGCTCAGCCATACCCTCGAGGTACTTCCAGACCACCCGGCCAACCAACTGTACAAACTACTCCCAATAAAAAATCCAAAATAA
- a CDS encoding S49 family peptidase: protein MKQFFKFLLASFTGTILSFLFLFFVFAGILSALISTAEKQAVKLKENTVLYIRFDAPIPDRSAKDPFQNFDFMSFKPTQSIGLNDILANIDKAKTDPNIAGIFMELGTVDAGMANLEEIRNKLLEFKESGKFIISYGETYSQSAYYLASLADEVYMNPDGSLMFKGMIAQLTFLKNMLAKLEVEPQIIRGPNNKYKSAVEPLMLDKMSEANREQMEKILGTNWANYLEKISASRNISVNDLNRYADEL, encoded by the coding sequence ATGAAACAATTCTTCAAATTTCTGCTTGCCTCGTTCACAGGCACCATCTTATCGTTTTTGTTCCTTTTTTTCGTCTTTGCGGGCATTTTGTCGGCGCTGATATCAACTGCCGAGAAACAAGCCGTAAAACTGAAAGAAAACACTGTGCTTTACATCAGGTTTGATGCACCCATTCCGGACCGAAGCGCAAAAGACCCCTTCCAGAACTTTGACTTTATGTCGTTCAAGCCAACTCAAAGCATTGGCCTGAATGATATTCTTGCCAATATTGACAAAGCTAAAACCGACCCGAACATTGCCGGTATTTTTATGGAGCTTGGCACTGTGGATGCCGGCATGGCAAATCTGGAAGAGATACGCAATAAGCTGCTCGAATTCAAAGAGTCGGGAAAGTTTATTATTAGTTACGGCGAAACCTACAGCCAGTCGGCCTATTACCTGGCCAGCCTTGCCGACGAGGTGTATATGAACCCCGACGGTAGCCTGATGTTCAAAGGCATGATCGCTCAGCTTACTTTTCTGAAGAATATGCTGGCCAAACTGGAAGTGGAGCCACAAATTATCCGTGGTCCGAACAACAAATACAAAAGTGCGGTTGAGCCCCTGATGCTCGATAAGATGAGCGAAGCCAACCGCGAGCAGATGGAGAAGATTCTGGGCACCAACTGGGCCAACTACCTCGAAAAAATCAGCGCCAGCCGGAACATCAGCGTCAACGATCTGAACCGTTATGCGGATGAACTGTAA
- a CDS encoding glucosaminidase domain-containing protein codes for MTKLVLRSALLAACIALMPSDIGAGLNNPPTDSRTRMVSHGLALPSGFDLPEPEPVVTYYIDHTKVFPNPKSFEKPSDIMSKGQLPKNRLVSFLWMHNPSVKLEYAERLADAYVREAAQEGVNHDIAFVQMCLETGFLRFDGDVRASQNNFCGLGATGNGEPGMSFATLEEGVRAHIQHLKAYASTENLNNPPVASRIGMVKRGVAPSFHQLTGRWATDPLYGKKIDLLLSRIYDGATPEPVRRKTSILFD; via the coding sequence ATGACGAAGCTTGTTTTGCGTTCGGCCTTGCTTGCGGCCTGCATTGCGTTAATGCCATCAGATATTGGTGCAGGGCTGAACAATCCGCCAACCGACAGCAGGACACGCATGGTAAGTCATGGACTGGCATTGCCTTCAGGCTTCGACCTGCCGGAGCCAGAGCCGGTGGTTACGTATTATATCGACCACACCAAAGTATTCCCGAATCCAAAAAGCTTCGAAAAACCAAGCGACATCATGTCGAAAGGGCAGTTGCCCAAAAACAGGCTGGTGAGTTTCCTGTGGATGCACAATCCTTCCGTTAAACTGGAGTATGCAGAGCGTCTGGCCGATGCGTATGTGCGTGAGGCGGCCCAGGAAGGTGTAAACCATGATATTGCTTTTGTGCAAATGTGTCTCGAAACGGGGTTTTTGCGTTTCGACGGGGATGTCAGAGCTTCCCAGAACAATTTTTGTGGCCTCGGGGCTACCGGTAATGGTGAGCCGGGCATGAGCTTTGCCACGCTCGAAGAAGGGGTGAGGGCACACATCCAGCACCTGAAAGCGTATGCATCCACCGAAAATCTTAACAATCCGCCGGTGGCCAGCAGGATTGGCATGGTGAAACGGGGTGTCGCGCCAAGTTTTCATCAGCTCACCGGCCGATGGGCAACCGATCCGCTTTATGGCAAAAAAATCGATCTGTTGCTTTCCAGGATTTACGACGGAGCTACTCCTGAGCCTGTCCGCCGCAAAACATCCATACTTTTCGACTAA
- the folK gene encoding 2-amino-4-hydroxy-6-hydroxymethyldihydropteridine diphosphokinase, whose amino-acid sequence MKLQEAYILLGTNLGLKEEAIQTAKELLIRALGEPKMQSALYASKSWGFDGPDFLNQLLVFFTGLSPFEVLDIALDIEKAMGRIRLPGQGYTSRNIDIDLLYFGTTVMHHPRLTLPHPRLHLRRFVLMPLAELAPNMVHPRLGLTHNMLLARLDDQSPVWVHHNS is encoded by the coding sequence ATGAAATTGCAGGAAGCATATATCCTATTGGGCACAAATCTTGGGCTGAAGGAAGAGGCGATTCAAACTGCAAAAGAGTTGCTGATCAGGGCATTAGGCGAACCTAAAATGCAATCGGCACTCTATGCCTCCAAAAGCTGGGGATTTGACGGGCCTGATTTCCTAAACCAGTTGCTTGTTTTTTTTACCGGTTTATCCCCTTTCGAGGTACTGGATATTGCGCTGGATATCGAGAAAGCTATGGGGCGCATTCGCCTGCCCGGACAAGGATACACCAGCCGGAACATCGATATCGACCTGCTTTACTTTGGGACCACCGTTATGCACCATCCCAGGCTCACCCTGCCGCATCCACGCCTGCACCTACGGCGCTTTGTGCTTATGCCGCTTGCAGAACTTGCTCCGAATATGGTTCACCCCCGGCTTGGTCTGACCCACAACATGCTACTGGCCAGACTCGACGATCAAAGCCCGGTCTGGGTACATCATAACTCTTAA
- a CDS encoding deoxynucleoside kinase, giving the protein MIEIPYSFIAIEGTIGAGKTSLATRMASDFNGKLILEQFEDNAFLPKFYAEPEKYAFPLEMSFMASRFQQLKDQLGSLDLFRNFIISDYYIAKSLVFAQKTLQPDEFSLFKRFFYLINPSLPRPDLLVYLYLPVEKLQENIRKRGRSYEQHIKDEYLEGIQTGYFDFIRQQTDMRILLLDTSKLDFVANEHHYQAIVDVIFRKYPAGIHRFTF; this is encoded by the coding sequence ATGATCGAAATCCCATACAGTTTCATTGCTATCGAAGGTACCATTGGTGCTGGTAAGACTTCCCTGGCCACACGAATGGCGTCCGACTTCAATGGCAAACTCATCTTGGAACAGTTCGAGGACAATGCCTTTTTGCCAAAGTTTTATGCCGAACCCGAGAAGTATGCCTTTCCGCTCGAAATGTCGTTTATGGCCTCGCGTTTTCAGCAGCTGAAAGACCAGCTTGGCAGCCTCGATTTGTTCAGAAACTTTATCATCTCGGACTACTACATTGCCAAGTCACTTGTTTTTGCCCAAAAAACCCTGCAACCCGACGAGTTCAGTCTGTTCAAACGATTCTTCTACCTCATCAATCCCTCGCTGCCCCGACCTGACTTGCTGGTCTATCTCTACCTTCCAGTAGAAAAACTGCAGGAAAATATTCGCAAACGGGGCCGGAGCTATGAGCAACACATCAAGGATGAATACCTCGAAGGCATCCAAACCGGATATTTCGACTTTATCCGCCAGCAAACTGATATGCGCATTTTGCTCCTGGATACGAGCAAGCTCGATTTTGTGGCCAACGAACATCATTATCAGGCAATCGTTGATGTCATTTTCAGGAAGTATCCTGCCGGCATTCATCGGTTTACATTTTAG
- a CDS encoding RNA methyltransferase codes for MRKLTSEELGRPDAEQFRRLEKMPAVAVLDNIRSLHNVGSIFRSADAFALKAIYLCGITACPPHREIHKTALGATETVEWHYYPQITDCLKQLAAEGYEIVCVEQTNQSIKLQDFAPSRPVALVFGNELDGVSDAALQWCQRAVELPQAGTKHSLNVSVCAGIVFWHLFNLTHLDKK; via the coding sequence ATGCGCAAGCTTACGTCAGAAGAACTGGGCAGACCGGATGCAGAGCAATTCCGCCGGTTGGAAAAAATGCCGGCGGTAGCCGTGCTCGACAACATTCGTTCGCTGCACAATGTGGGCTCCATTTTTCGCTCGGCGGATGCTTTTGCACTAAAAGCAATCTATCTGTGCGGCATCACTGCCTGTCCGCCGCATCGCGAGATTCATAAAACCGCGCTCGGCGCCACTGAAACCGTGGAATGGCACTATTATCCCCAAATAACCGATTGTCTGAAACAGCTGGCCGCGGAGGGATATGAAATTGTTTGTGTTGAACAAACAAACCAAAGCATTAAATTACAGGATTTTGCGCCCAGCAGACCCGTTGCGCTCGTCTTTGGCAACGAGCTTGACGGGGTGTCGGATGCTGCCCTGCAATGGTGCCAGCGTGCGGTGGAATTGCCCCAGGCAGGCACCAAACACAGCCTGAACGTAAGCGTTTGTGCAGGTATTGTTTTCTGGCACCTTTTCAATCTGACACATCTCGACAAGAAATAA